The following are encoded together in the Daphnia magna isolate NIES linkage group LG8, ASM2063170v1.1, whole genome shotgun sequence genome:
- the LOC116929470 gene encoding ribokinase isoform X1, translated as MEKNRAQVVVVGSFMSDVVTYVDRLPNAGETITGSQLVLCCGGKGANQCVTAARLGARTSMIGKLGKDSFGDEHLQTMTAEGVDTTHITLTDEALTGVGQLTVLPNGQNRVITVSGANAYLTVNDIACARTTISTAKVMLCEIQVEKETAIAALQMANDLGVLTILNAAPACANLDPAFFRLSDIFCVNETEAEVTTGIQVRSLDEAAASAKCLLEKGCKNHVLITLGAQGALLLSRGDADKPVHIKAPAVSAIDTTGAGDCFLGALAFFLATRPELVLHKAIEYACIVASVSVQRNGTQPSFPHWNEMSNELFRND; from the exons ATGGAAAAAAACAGAGCCCAAGTTGTGGTTGTGGGCTCCTTCATGTCTGATGTTGTCAC GTATGTAGACCGATTGCCAAATGCAGGGGAAACAATCACAGGAAGTCAATTAGTTTTGTGCTGTGGTGGGAAAGGGGCCAACCAATGTGTCACTGCTGCTCGTTTAGGTGCTAGAACATCTATGATTGGAAAG TTGGGGAAAGATTCTTTTGGAGATGAGCACTTGCAAACGATGACAGCTGAAGGTGTAGACACAACTCACATAACACTTACAGATGAAGCACTAACAGGTGTTGGCCAACTGACTGTCTTGCCCAATGGACAAAATAGGGTAATCACTGTCAGTGGAGCAAATGCATACTTAACCGTTAACGACATCGCATGTGCAAGAACGACTATCTCGACTGCGAAGGTTATGCTGTGCGAAATTCAAGTCGAAAAAGAGACTGCTATAGCTGCTCTTCAAATGGCTAATGATTTGGGAG TATTGACAATCTTGAATGCTGCACCAGCTTGCGCTAACCTGGATCCGGCGTTTTTTAGGCTCAGTGATATTTTCTGTGTGAACGAAACCGAG GCTGAAGTGACAACTGGAATCCAGGTTCGATCCCTGGACGAAGCTGCTGCATCGGCCAAGTGTTTGTTAGAGAAAGGTTGTAAAAATCATGTATTAATTACATTGGGAGCTCAAGGAGCTCTCCTCTTATCGAGGGGAGATGCGGATAAGCCTGTACACATAAAAGCACCGGCTGTTTCCGCGATAGATACAACT GGAGCTGGAGATTGTTTTCTTGGTGCATTAGCGTTTTTCCTCGCCACACGTCCAGAGCTTGTTCTCCACAAAGCCATTGAATATGCATGCATCGTCGCCTCAGTTAGTGTCCAACGGAATGGAACTCAGCCCAGTTTTCCCCATTGGAATGAAATGTCAAACGAATTATTTCGCAATGATTAA
- the LOC116929439 gene encoding Y+L amino acid transporter 2: MSTHCNEEEFLPMASGRDGNGNTEKKIAMERRLGLVDGIAMIVGSIVGSGIFISPKGVLQSAGSAGLSIIVWALCGFISFVGAICYAELGTMINSSGGDYAYLGEAYGPLPAFLYLWAALLIIIPVSNAIIALAFANYILQPIWGACSPSDSAVRLVAAFAVGVLAYINCCNMRWVAKLQTVFMAAKVIALGLVISTGCIAYFIQGESRGFQKPFENTTTDSSLIALSFYSGLFSFAGWNCLNFVAEEVREPHKNLPRAIFISMPIITIVYVMTNVAYLIVLTPEEILNSSAVAVTFGDHVYSSFTWVIQVLVAISALGTLHSSIFSSSRIFFVGARNGHLPGAIALISIGNLTPIPSILFMGGLSMIMLVVTDVYVLINYTSFVEATFVAAAVGGLLWLRRKRPDVPRPIKVNLVYPIAFFVVSIFLVCFPVFSSPMEVVTAIGIIVTAIPVFYFCIARKSKPKWISSASSKCTVLCQKVFLAVPESIGEKTF, encoded by the exons ATGTCAACACATTGTAATGAAGAAGAGTTTTTGCCGATGGCTAGTGGCCGGGACGGCAATGGGAATACGGAAAAGAAGATAGCAATGGAACGTCGATTAGGTCTCGTGGATGGAATAGCAATGATTGTCGGCTCCATTGTTGGATCGGGCATTTTCATTAGCCCGAAAGGTGTTCTCCAATCTGCCGGTTCCGCTGGATTGTCCATCATTGTCTGGGCCTTGTGCGGATTCATTTCGTTCGTCGGCGCCATTTGCTACGCTGAATTAG GAACGATGATAAATTCCTCAGGCGGAGATTATGCATATCTAGGTGAAGCCTATGGTCCCTTACCTGCCTTCCTTTACCTGTGGGCAGCTCTGCTTATTATCATTCCTGTGTCAAATGCTATTATAGCATTAGCTTTTGCTAACTACATTCTGCAGCCAATATGGGGCGCTTGTTCGCCATCCGATTCAGCTGTCCGGCTTGTCGCTGCATTCGCCGTCG GTGTGCTGGCATACATCAACTGTTGTAACATGCGATGGGTCGCTAAATTGCAGACTGTTTTCATGGCTGCAAAAGTAATTGCCTTGGGATTGGTCATATCTACCGGATGCATAGCTTATTTTATTCAAGGTGAAAGCCGAGGATTTCAAAAACCGTTTGAAAATACCACAACGGATTCAAGTTTGATCGCCCTCTCATTTTATTCGGGCCTGTTCTCCTTCGCTGGATG GAATTGTTTGAATTTCGTCGCCGAAGAAGTACGAGAGCCTCACAA GAATCTTCCAAGGGCTATTTTCATATCAATGCCTATCATAACGATCGTGTACGTGATGACCAATGTGGCTTACTTGATCGTTCTGACGCCTGAAGAAATACTGAATTCTTCCGCTGTTGCAGTG aCTTTTGGCGATCACGTTTATAGTTCCTTCACATGGGTGATACAGGTGCTCGTAGCCATTTCCGCATTGGGCACGTTACACAGTAGCATATTTAGCTCGTCTCGTATCTTTTTCGTTGGCGCTCGCAATGGCCACCTGCCCGGAGCGATTGCATTGATTAGCATTGGCAATCTCACACCCATTCCTTCCATCTTATTCATG GGAGGCTTAAGCATGATTATGCTGGTTGTCACCGACGTCTACGTCTTGATAAACTATACCTCATTCGTGGAAGCCACGTTTGTTGCGGCTGCCGTTGGCGGACTTTTGTGGCTTAGACGCAAAAGGCCAGATGTTCCTCGTCCGATCAAA GTGAATTTGGTATACCCGATAGCGTTTTTCGTGGTGTCCATCTTTCTCGTCTGCTTCCCGGTTTTTTCCAGTCCGATGGAAGTCGTCACGGCCATTGGAATCATCGTCACGGCTATTCCGGTCTTCTACTTTTGCATCGCCCGCAAAAGCAAACCAAAGTGGATATCGTCAGCTAGTA GTAAATGCACTGTTCTATGCCAGAAAGTTTTCTTGGCCGTACCGGAAAGCATAGGAGAAAAGACATTTTGA
- the LOC116929470 gene encoding ribokinase isoform X2, whose translation MIGKLGKDSFGDEHLQTMTAEGVDTTHITLTDEALTGVGQLTVLPNGQNRVITVSGANAYLTVNDIACARTTISTAKVMLCEIQVEKETAIAALQMANDLGVLTILNAAPACANLDPAFFRLSDIFCVNETEAEVTTGIQVRSLDEAAASAKCLLEKGCKNHVLITLGAQGALLLSRGDADKPVHIKAPAVSAIDTTGAGDCFLGALAFFLATRPELVLHKAIEYACIVASVSVQRNGTQPSFPHWNEMSNELFRND comes from the exons ATGATTGGAAAG TTGGGGAAAGATTCTTTTGGAGATGAGCACTTGCAAACGATGACAGCTGAAGGTGTAGACACAACTCACATAACACTTACAGATGAAGCACTAACAGGTGTTGGCCAACTGACTGTCTTGCCCAATGGACAAAATAGGGTAATCACTGTCAGTGGAGCAAATGCATACTTAACCGTTAACGACATCGCATGTGCAAGAACGACTATCTCGACTGCGAAGGTTATGCTGTGCGAAATTCAAGTCGAAAAAGAGACTGCTATAGCTGCTCTTCAAATGGCTAATGATTTGGGAG TATTGACAATCTTGAATGCTGCACCAGCTTGCGCTAACCTGGATCCGGCGTTTTTTAGGCTCAGTGATATTTTCTGTGTGAACGAAACCGAG GCTGAAGTGACAACTGGAATCCAGGTTCGATCCCTGGACGAAGCTGCTGCATCGGCCAAGTGTTTGTTAGAGAAAGGTTGTAAAAATCATGTATTAATTACATTGGGAGCTCAAGGAGCTCTCCTCTTATCGAGGGGAGATGCGGATAAGCCTGTACACATAAAAGCACCGGCTGTTTCCGCGATAGATACAACT GGAGCTGGAGATTGTTTTCTTGGTGCATTAGCGTTTTTCCTCGCCACACGTCCAGAGCTTGTTCTCCACAAAGCCATTGAATATGCATGCATCGTCGCCTCAGTTAGTGTCCAACGGAATGGAACTCAGCCCAGTTTTCCCCATTGGAATGAAATGTCAAACGAATTATTTCGCAATGATTAA
- the LOC116929496 gene encoding uncharacterized protein LOC116929496 has translation MKICILLAIAACATAFVLPAKDDLQSLISDAQKAIQESDLPESMKQELTNLLNDPKFVEELLANNVESFAASMRTATAEPAERCLFVMALLIAQLVQSMTTTVATTVATTVAP, from the exons ATGAAGATTTGCATCCTTTTAGCCATTGCTGCGTGCGCGACAGCATTTGTTTTG CCGGCCAAGGACGATCTTCAAAGTTTAATCAGTGACGCTCAAAAAGCTATACAAGaatccgatttacctgaaagCATGAAACAAGAACTGACTAACCTTCTCAATGATCCCAAATTCGTGGAAGAATTGCTTGCC AACAATGTCGAATCGTTCGCCGCTTCAATGAGAACAGCTACAGCTGAGCCGG CCGAGCGCTGCTTGTTCGTGATGGCTCTCCTCATAGCTCAGTTGGTCCAGAGCATGACGACCACGGTTGCCACAACTGTTGCCACTACTGTTGCCCCGTAA
- the LOC116929455 gene encoding transcription factor Sox-9-A has product MQQQQPTNNGRLQPPENGLPMFGSLLIDEKSLTPYSDATQTKKKSTVRIKRPMNAFMVWSQIERRKICEIQPDMHNAEISKRLGKQWKTLSSEERTPFIQEAQRLRLLHIQEYPDYKYKPRKKTEGLKGASVGRKSCTTPTPVTANCVNEAIPAVTTNPIYYGGEHQQPLEVQERYVNMPRSGRICAVVTPGLCSTLRIIPNHSHLPYQSGEYDLTSSLVYNLPSSSTLSVPYFIDNSHLNIHLKIDEKFKQRLSDCKREHSRKSVHTSGESAATGPAVVADTIKVESTYPEVSGANQTDFRMDTEESPNYGDSDAPTVHAYSTESRSPPSTLLSLDTFTTIVNYNSDVADFNSQAVKLEPNTDGRIHYLGHHHQEGYAWPANNFAELQDNVAVYVKGQPDSANSSVEMDVASLADLDLLVTDLLLRLDDQ; this is encoded by the exons atgcaacagcagcagccgACGAACAATGGCCGTCTACAGCCACCAGAAAATGGTTTACCAATGTTTGGATCTTTGCTGATAGACGAAAAGTCATTAACTCCTTACTCTGACGCCACACag acgaagaagaaaagtacGGTTCGCATCAAGCGGCCGATGAATGCATTTATGGTGTGGTCGCAGATTGAAAGACGCAAGATATGTGAAATCCAACCGGATATGCATAATGCTGAGATTTCGAAACGATTGGGTAAACAGTGGAAGACTCTGTCTTCGGAGGAGCGTACACCTTTTATCCAGGAAGCTCAACGATTGCGTTTGCTTCACATTCAAGAGTACCCAGACTACAAATACAAGCCCCGCAAAAAGACTGAAGGTCTAAAAGGAGCATCAGTCGGTCGTAAAAGCTGCACGACTCCAACGCCCGTCACTGCCAACTGCGTGAACGAGGCCATACCTGCGGTCACGACGAACCCAATCTACTATGGCGGAGAGCATCAGCAGCCATTGGAAGTGCAAGAACGGTACGTCAATATGCCGAGAAGTGGCCGAATATGCGCTGTTGTTACTCCGGGATTGTGCAGCACGTTGCGAATCATCCCCAATCACAGTCACTTGCCCTACCAGTCCGGAGAATATGATTTAACTTCCTCCCTAGTTTATAACCTCCCCTCATCATCGACGCTCAGTGTTCCCTACTTTATCGATAACAGTCACCTGAATATTCATCTGAAAATTGATGAGAAATTCAAACAAAGACTATCGGATTGCAAGCGGGAGCACAGCCGTAAATCAGTGCACACATCCGGCGAGTCTGCGGCTACGGGACCGGCAGTCGTAGCCGATACGATTAAAGTGGAATCGACCTATCCCGAAGTGTCAGGTGCTAACCAAACAGATTTTAGAATGGATACGGAGGAGTCACCAAATTACGGGGATAGTGATGCCCCTACCGTTCACGCTTATTCCACGGAATCACGGTCCCCTCCGTCGACTCTGCTGAGCTTGGACACGTTCACGACCATCGTCAACTACAACTCGGATGTGGCCGATTTCAACAGCCAAGCCGTGAAGCTGGAACCCAACACCGATGGAAGAATCCACTATTTGGGCCATCATCATCAGGAAGGCTACGCCTGGCCAGCAAACAACTTTGCAGAGCTTCAAGACAACGTTGCCGTTTATGTAAAAGGACAACCTGATTCGGCCAACAGTTCGGTCGAAATGGATGTGGCCAGTTTGGCTGACTTGGATCTGCTGGTGACTGATCTTCTTTTACGCTTAGATGATCAGTAG
- the LOC116929498 gene encoding uncharacterized protein LOC116929498, whose translation MYESSKMKFLLAVCVLMAFLPLSTVAGPLVYGICQTGCNAGAVACYAAAGFTFGAVTAGASTPLVIMGCNGALGICMAGCVAAGFTPTL comes from the exons ATGTACGAAAG ttcaaaaatgaaattcttgttGGCCGTTTGCGTCTTGATGGCCTTTCTCCCGCTGTCAACAGTAGCCGGCCCGTTGGTTTACGGAATTTGTCAGACGGGATGCAACGCTGGCGCTGTGGCCTGCTATGCCGCTGCAGGTTTCACATTCGGTGCCGTTACGGCCGGAGCCTCAACGCCTCTCGTCATTATGGGCTGCAACGGCGCTCTAGGAATTTGCATGGCCGGCTGCGTGGCTGCTGGATTCACTCCTACGCTTTGA